Genomic window (Deinococcus reticulitermitis):
TCTGGAATGGAGGATCCGGCGCCTGAAAGCGCGGAGGGTGGCCAGGAAGTTGCCGACGTGCCGCCGGACCTGCGGCTGGACGTGCGGGGATTTTCCCTGCAGGTGGTGGTGGATCCGGAGGTGAGGGCGCCGCAACTGCACGTCAGTGAGGAGGGGCGGGCGCGGCTGCGGCCCACGCCTCAGGGCTGGGAGGTGACGGAGGCGGCGGGAAGCCACCCGTATGGTGGGCCGAACGTGCGAGCGATCCTGACCCTGCCTTTCTCCCCCAGGCACGTCCAGGCAAAGCTGCATGGCGGCCAGATCGCGTTGCCGGTACTTGGCGGAGAACTGCTCGCCGAGGTCCACGGCGGCACCCTGCGCGCCCACTCGGCGCAGTCGCTCCAGGCGAGCGTGCGGGGTGGCAACGTCACCGTCGAGGAGGTGGCGGGGCAGACCGACTTGAACGTGCAGGGCGGCAACCTCAGCGTGGCCGGCGCGACCGGGCTCAGCGCCAGCGTGCGGGGCGGCAACCTCGACTGGGCCGGCACCCTGACTGCGGGAGACCACCGCGCCGAGGTGCAGGGCGGGAACCTGCGGCTGCGGCTGCACCCCGGCAGTTCGGTGCGCGTGGACGCGGCCTTGACCGCCGGCCTGTTCAGCGCCGACTTTCCCACCCACAAGAGTGGAGCGTTCATGCACACCCAGCATCAGGGCCAGCTTGGCGGCGGTGACGCCCGGCTCTCGTGCCAGGTGACGGGGGGGCTGGTGCGGGTGGTGACGCAATGAGAGAGAAAGTGACGCGCATTCTGGGGCTGGTTCAGGCGGGTACCCTCACCCTCGACGACGCGGCTCCGCTGCTCGCGGCGCTGAGTTCCAGGCTCGCCCTGACCCAGGCCGACCGTGACCTGCTCGGCTCGCTGATCGCGCGCGGCGACCTCCGCCCCGAGCAACTCACCGAGCACCTGCTGCTGCTGCGGGGGGTGCGCGAACAGCCGCCGCGCCCGCCGGCTCCGCCCAGGCCCCCTGCTCCGGGCCGAGGAATGGACGGAATGATCGAACGGATGACCGAGACTGTGGAACGCGCCGTCGAAGGAGCGGTCGGGAGCTTTGACCGCACGGTGGACCGGGCGGTGTGGAACCGGCCGCCGGAGCCGGATGTCGCGCCGGGACGCGTGCTGAGTGTGATGGTCGAGTCGGCGGCGGGAGACGCCTACACCGGGCACCTGCCGGTGAGCCTCGCGCCGCACCTGCACAAGCTGATTCCGCCGCACGGGGTGCGCGCCCTCGAAGCTGCCGGGCTCTCGGTTGAAGCGCTCCAACTTCTGCTGGAAGCGGGGCCGGCGCCAGGCGAACTGATCAGTACCGAGGATCAGGAGGGCAACTCGGTATCGCTCCGCCTGAAGTGAAGGAGCGGGGAGGGGAGGGCGCGGCGCTGACCTCCTCTCCCCACCCTCTACCCTGGACCCCATGCGGCCCCTGCCCCTGCCTTTTCCTGACGAAACTGAGCCCCCGCTCGTCACCGAGCTGCGTTTTCCGAGCAGCGGAACGACCGTGCGGGGGGCCTTTGAGCTCAACGAATTCGCCACGCTCACGCCCGAGAACCTCGAATTCCTGCGGCTCTACATCCGGGTGCGCGGCAACCTCAAGGAGGTCGAGCGGGTGCTGGGCCTGAGTTACCCGACCGTCCGCGCCCGCTTCGAGACGCTGCTGCGCGCCATCGGCTACGAACCCGAGGTGCCAGACCCGCAAGACGCCGTGCTGGAGCAACTCGAACGCGGCGAACTGACCCCCGAGGAAGCGGCCCGCCGGTTGCGGCGCTAGAGACCGGCGAGCTGAAAGCCGCGCCTCAGCGTTCCTGATCGATAAAAAGGCGCAGGGCGTCGGTCCGGACCACCATGGGGGCGCGGGCCCGGACGATGGCGCCTTCCTTTTTCAGTCGGCTCAGGCTGTGGCTCACCGTTTCGCGGGTGGCGCCGACCATGCGCGCGATGTCTTCCTGATTGAGCTTGAGGCCCAGTTCCACACCCTGCGGGTGCGGGCGCCCGAACTCGCGGGCGAGGCGGTAGAGCAGGCTCGCCACCCGTTCAGGGGCAGAGTAGGCGCTCACGGTGGCGGTCCATGCCTGCGCCTCGAACAGCCGCGCGGCCATCAGCCGGATCAGCTTCATGGCGAGGTCCGGCTTGCTCACGAGCAGTTTTTGCAGTTCCGAGCGCGGCAGCACGATCAATGTGGTGCGCTCGAGCGCCTCGGCCTGGGTGGGGCGGCGCTCCTCAGGCTGGAGCAGCAACTCGCCGAAGGTGTCGTGTTGCCCGATCACCCCGAGGATCGCCTCCTTGCCATTGGGAAAGAGTTTGCTGACCTTGACCAGCCCGCTGCGAACGAAATACAGCGCGTCGGCGGGGTCGTCCATCCGGTAGATCACCTCGCCCGGCTGATAGAAGCGGTACGGCGTCGTGGCCGCCACACGCTCCAGTTCGGTCAACTCCAGGTCAGCGAACAGTTCAGTTCGCTTGAGGTGCCAGACCAGGCTCGGGTAGTTCATGTCTACCGCGAAGCATAGCCGAAAACCCCGCAAATTGCGGTTTCTGACTTTCCTCGCGGCCAACGCAGACGCTTTTTGCCCGTTTCGTGGCTTCACTGCAACCCCGCCGGACCTGGCCCACGGCGCCCCCAGAACGCGCGCGGCTCCTCCACCTCCTGGCGTCTTTCTGGCGGCGCGGTGGAGGCCAGCGGAGCCCAGCTCAAGGGTCAGTCCTGCGGCTCGGGCGAGCGTGACGGGAGGCGAGGGTAACAGGGCGCACACTGTGAGAGAGCGGTGGGCCCCCGTCCTCATCACAAGCCGCCAGGGAAGTTTTAGACTCGGTTCAATAAGTATGCTCAGGGAGTGTGAGCCGCGTGCGCGGTAGAACGTCGCTCCCTTTTTGTTCTGGCTCCCGCTCCGCCCCCTCGCCCCAGCGCCCCGCTGCCTGACCCAGGAGGACCCCTATGCCCAGCTACAAAGCCCCCTTGCGTGACATGAAGTTCGTGATGCAGGACCTGCTCGGTGCCGGCGAGCAGCTCGGCGCGCTGCCGTTTTACCGGGACAACGACACCGCCGACACCGATTTGCTCAACCAGGTGCTCGACGAGGCCGCGCGCTTTGTCGAGACCGAGGTGGCGCCGCTCAACCAGGTGGGCGACCGCGAGGGCTGCGTGCGCGATGAGCACGGCAACGTCAAGACGCCGAGCGGCTTCAAGGCCGCCTACCAGAAGTACTGCGCCGCCGGCTGGACCGCCCTTGACGCCGATCCGACCTACGGCGGTCAGGGCATGCCGCATCTCGTGAGCATCGCCGTCAACGAGATGGTGACGGGCGCGAACGTCGCCTGGGGCATGTACCCCGGTCTCTCTCACGGCGCGTACTCGGCGCTGCACGCGGTCGGCACCGACGAGCTGAAAAACCTCTATCTGCCCAAGCTCGTGAGCGGCGAGTGGAGCGGCACGATGTGCCTCACCGAGCCGCACGCCGGCACCGACCTCGGCATCATTCGCACCAAGGCGACCGACAACGGCGACGGCACCTACGCGATTACCGGCACCAAGATCTTTATCAGTGCGGGTGAGCACGACCTCACTGAGAACATTGTGCATCTCGTCCTCGCGCGGCTGGAGGGCAGCCCCAAGGGAACAAAGGGCATCTCGCTGTTCCTCGTCCCCAAGTTCATCCCGAATGCCGACGGCAGCGTGGGCGAGCGCAACGGGGTGGTCTGCGGCAGCCTCGAGCACAAGATGGGTATCCACGGCAACGCGACCGCCGTGCTGAACTTCGACGGCGCGCGCGGCTGGCTCGTCGGCGAGGTCAACAAGGGCATGAACCACATGTTCATCATGATGAACGCCGCCCGCCTCGGCACCGGCCTCCAGGGCCTCGGCCTCGGGGAAGTCGCGTACCAGAACGCGCTCGCCTACGCCAAGGACCGCCTCCAGATGCGCCACGAACCGCGCGTGAGTGGGGAAGAGGCCGACCCGATCATCATTCACCCCGACGTGCGCCGCATGCTGCTCACCGGCAAGGCGTACACCGAGGCCGGGCGCGCGCTCGCGCTGTGGCTCGCCCTCTCCCTCGACACCGAGCAGCACCACCCCGACGAGGCCAAGCGCAAAGAGGCCGGCGACCTCGTGGCGCTCCTGACTCCGATTGCCAAGGCGTTCATGACCGACAACGGCTTCAACGTCGCGGTGCAGAGCCAGCAGATTTTCGGCGGGCACGGCTATATCGCCGAGTGGGGCATGGAGCAGTTCGTGCGCGACGCCCGCATCGGCCAGATCTATGAAGGCACCAACGGCATCCAGGCGCTCGACCTGCTGGGCCGCAAGGTCCTGATGGACGGCGGGAAAAAGCTCCAGAAGCTCGCCGGCACCCTCCAGGAGTTCGCCGAGGAGAACGAGGGCGACGAGCACATCGGCGAGTACGTGAACCAGCTCGGCAAGGCCGCGCAGCAGCTCGGCTCGCTGACGATGGTGGTCGGCCAGAAGGCGATGCAGGGGCCGGAGGGCGCCGACGAGGTGAACGCCGCCGCCGTGGACTACCTGCGTTACTTCGGGCACGTCGTGTACGGCTACCTCTGGGCACGCATGGCGAAGGTCGCGCAGGACAAGATCGACGCCGGCCAGGACAAGGACGGCTTCTACCTCGCCAAGACGCAGGTGGCCCGCTTCTACTTCGCCAAGCTCTTCCCTGAAACCAAGGCGCTCGCCGCCACCATCAAGGCCGGGGGCGAAACGCTCGCGGTGGACGATCAGGCGGTCTTCGGCTGGGAACGCGCGCTCGCCACAGCCTGAGCCCCCCAGCCCCCCCCATCCGGCCCCTGCCCGCTGGGTGGGGGCTTTTTCCGTGGCTCGCAGGGGGTACCCTGGAGCCGTGCTCCCTGTCCCGCTGTCCGAGTCGTCCCGCCCCCCCGGAGCCCCGGCGTGAGACGGCGGCTGTTCGGTGTGCTGGCGGTTCTGATCCTGCTCGGCTGCCTGATCGTGATCGTGCTCGACGGGCAGGGCGCATTCGGCCAGATTCCGGCGCCGGGCCCCTGGCCCGTGGAGGCGCCGGCCTCCCCCGGCAGCTACGGAGAGATGAAGTAGCGGGGCTCTGCACATCCGGCCCGGGGCGCGTACCCTGGAAATCGCAGGAGGGAACAACCTTGACACATATGGTTTGGCCCGGAAGATGGCGGGTGGGGCGGCTGCCGGTGCTCGCGCTGGCATTGACGGGCGCGGCGCAGGCGGCCACCCCGGTGTTCATGAACGTGGCGACCGGGAGCAAGACGGGCACCTACAGCGCGATGTTCAGGAACATCGGGCAGGTCTGCACCCAGAGCGCCTACCTGCGCGAGCGCGGCACGACCGGCAGCCTGGAGAACATCGACCTTTTGCTCAACAACGAG
Coding sequences:
- a CDS encoding acyl-CoA dehydrogenase C-terminal domain-containing protein; translation: MPSYKAPLRDMKFVMQDLLGAGEQLGALPFYRDNDTADTDLLNQVLDEAARFVETEVAPLNQVGDREGCVRDEHGNVKTPSGFKAAYQKYCAAGWTALDADPTYGGQGMPHLVSIAVNEMVTGANVAWGMYPGLSHGAYSALHAVGTDELKNLYLPKLVSGEWSGTMCLTEPHAGTDLGIIRTKATDNGDGTYAITGTKIFISAGEHDLTENIVHLVLARLEGSPKGTKGISLFLVPKFIPNADGSVGERNGVVCGSLEHKMGIHGNATAVLNFDGARGWLVGEVNKGMNHMFIMMNAARLGTGLQGLGLGEVAYQNALAYAKDRLQMRHEPRVSGEEADPIIIHPDVRRMLLTGKAYTEAGRALALWLALSLDTEQHHPDEAKRKEAGDLVALLTPIAKAFMTDNGFNVAVQSQQIFGGHGYIAEWGMEQFVRDARIGQIYEGTNGIQALDLLGRKVLMDGGKKLQKLAGTLQEFAEENEGDEHIGEYVNQLGKAAQQLGSLTMVVGQKAMQGPEGADEVNAAAVDYLRYFGHVVYGYLWARMAKVAQDKIDAGQDKDGFYLAKTQVARFYFAKLFPETKALAATIKAGGETLAVDDQAVFGWERALATA
- a CDS encoding DUF2089 domain-containing protein — protein: MRPLPLPFPDETEPPLVTELRFPSSGTTVRGAFELNEFATLTPENLEFLRLYIRVRGNLKEVERVLGLSYPTVRARFETLLRAIGYEPEVPDPQDAVLEQLERGELTPEEAARRLRR
- a CDS encoding Crp/Fnr family transcriptional regulator, whose translation is MNYPSLVWHLKRTELFADLELTELERVAATTPYRFYQPGEVIYRMDDPADALYFVRSGLVKVSKLFPNGKEAILGVIGQHDTFGELLLQPEERRPTQAEALERTTLIVLPRSELQKLLVSKPDLAMKLIRLMAARLFEAQAWTATVSAYSAPERVASLLYRLAREFGRPHPQGVELGLKLNQEDIARMVGATRETVSHSLSRLKKEGAIVRARAPMVVRTDALRLFIDQER